One Edaphobacter lichenicola DNA window includes the following coding sequences:
- a CDS encoding S8 family peptidase, whose amino-acid sequence MSVFNKIASPELTPTAARPRQLRRSISRVAALFLPLLPPAAAVAQIDTTSIAPHRYLVLYRNATIPGDAEAHLLSANTRLTQRNEHLGIAAVQSPVSQDDATTLRLLAAQPNVSYVLHDRIVSALRLRLKPIAPTSHDNNGAQSLTPTTTIGRLPTHGPITSAPPNIPTPPPATPPPPPPTYDTYYTSTPQGWAVQQVGGYGNNTPGAPAHGPWDTTMGKGIRIAVLDSGVDRTHPDIAPNLALNLTEVDQTAYPSACDDGSPQDQQGHGTWTSSLAAGAIGPGTGKIIGVAPAATILNIKVLQRMPVSITGDTNPADLCEAGEASGLLSWVMKGIEDAVTNRADVISLSVGATADLTTGDGAGLLAAFNQITYAAAQANIVLVASAGNDGLDLSNPRYVELPAQSRGVLAIAASTNPACAQNTTPGATCTPGPVSLAYYTNYGAPLNALAAPGGSYPDGPDSGVSGWIQGACSSGLPNTLDGLPANSAHSYGCFNLGHTPYVQAMGTSASAPLAAGVAALLRAAHPGWSAATVVTAMRNSAVTLPGLSIPLISATAALSLPTPQ is encoded by the coding sequence GTGTCCGTCTTCAACAAAATCGCTTCACCAGAGCTAACTCCCACAGCGGCTCGCCCCCGTCAGCTCCGCCGAAGCATCTCGCGCGTCGCCGCTCTCTTTCTCCCTCTTCTTCCCCCCGCCGCCGCCGTGGCCCAGATCGACACCACCAGCATCGCGCCCCATCGCTACCTCGTCCTCTATCGCAACGCAACCATCCCCGGCGACGCCGAGGCCCATCTCCTCTCCGCCAATACCCGCCTCACCCAACGCAACGAGCACCTCGGCATCGCAGCCGTCCAGTCTCCCGTCTCACAGGACGACGCCACCACCCTCCGCCTCCTCGCCGCCCAACCCAACGTCAGCTACGTTCTCCACGACCGAATCGTCTCCGCACTGCGCCTCCGCCTCAAGCCCATCGCGCCCACCTCGCACGACAACAACGGAGCACAATCTCTCACGCCAACCACAACCATAGGCCGACTCCCCACCCACGGCCCCATCACCTCAGCTCCCCCCAACATCCCAACTCCACCCCCGGCCACTCCGCCGCCACCGCCGCCAACCTACGACACCTACTACACCTCCACCCCCCAGGGATGGGCCGTCCAGCAGGTCGGCGGCTACGGAAACAACACCCCCGGCGCACCCGCGCACGGCCCCTGGGACACCACCATGGGCAAAGGCATTCGGATCGCCGTCCTCGACAGCGGCGTCGACCGAACCCACCCCGACATCGCCCCCAACCTCGCCCTCAACCTCACCGAGGTCGACCAGACTGCCTACCCCAGCGCCTGCGACGACGGCAGTCCGCAGGATCAGCAAGGTCACGGCACCTGGACCTCCTCGCTCGCAGCCGGAGCCATCGGTCCCGGAACCGGAAAGATCATCGGCGTTGCCCCCGCCGCCACCATCCTCAACATCAAAGTCCTCCAGCGTATGCCCGTCTCCATCACCGGCGACACCAACCCCGCCGACCTGTGCGAAGCCGGCGAAGCCAGCGGCCTCCTCAGCTGGGTCATGAAGGGTATCGAAGACGCCGTCACCAACCGCGCAGACGTCATCTCCCTCTCCGTCGGCGCCACCGCCGACCTCACCACCGGAGACGGAGCCGGCCTCCTCGCCGCCTTCAACCAGATCACCTACGCCGCCGCCCAGGCCAACATCGTCCTCGTCGCCTCCGCCGGCAACGACGGCCTCGACCTCTCCAACCCCCGATACGTCGAGCTCCCCGCACAGTCTCGCGGCGTCCTCGCCATCGCCGCCTCCACCAACCCCGCCTGTGCGCAGAACACCACCCCCGGCGCCACCTGCACCCCCGGCCCCGTCTCGCTCGCCTACTACACCAACTATGGAGCTCCCCTTAACGCCCTCGCCGCACCCGGCGGCAGCTACCCGGACGGCCCTGACAGCGGCGTCAGCGGCTGGATTCAAGGCGCCTGCAGCTCCGGCCTCCCCAACACCCTCGACGGCCTCCCCGCCAACTCCGCCCACAGTTACGGCTGCTTCAACCTCGGCCACACCCCGTACGTTCAGGCCATGGGCACCAGTGCCTCAGCCCCACTCGCCGCCGGAGTCGCAGCACTCTTACGCGCCGCCCACCCAGGCTGGAGCGCCGCAACTGTAGTCACCGCCATGCGAAACTCAGCCGTCACCCTCCCCGGCCTCTCCATCCCTCTGATCAGCGCGACCGCAGCTCTCTCCCTACCCACGCCACAGTAG
- a CDS encoding sodium-translocating pyrophosphatase yields the protein MVGVSILALAVQSQVPVSSASVDGGDGRVYLWIALTVGVLALVAALMLARAVIASDTGTPEMQAISNAIREGAEAFLRRQYKTIGSIALVLAVVVFVGYKMSPRTSPYALKTVVSFLVGAVCSGLAGFTGMYCSIRANIRTASAARTSLNKALQMALRGGAVTGLVVVALSLLGVGVLFLFFGGLEHPQAVPYQLVGFGFGASLVALFAQLGGGIYTKAADVGADLVGKVEAGIPEDDPRNPAVIADLVGDNVGDCAGRGADLFESTAAENVGAMILGAALYPVFGVKGILFPLIVHAINLIASIVGVFVVKTREDEDPMHALNKGFYVTSALALAGFAVAVYTMLNGPQVQPIWLLGCGVIGLVTAFLFVWITEYYTEAIYRPVKSIVEASVTGPATNIISGLAVGMETPAMPVVVISAALLLSYYFGVQGLAGVTGISDYAKGIYGTAIATMGMLSCAAYILAMDTFGPITDNAGGIIEMSNQPHEIRDRTDKLDSAGNTTKALTKGYAIGSASLAAFLLFSAYLEEIKTIVTDKVALADGYMPVGWSFTNINLAQVPVFVGALLGAMLTYLFSSLAIKAVGRTAQMVVKDVRDQFKENPGIMLGTSKPDYARCVNIVTGAALKEMVVPGLLAVGLPVAVGLIFRHLSSSYQASSALYAPGTILPVPAIGGVPVNLAGAEAVAGLLMVGTISGVLLAMLMNNGGGAWDNAKKFIETGQYGGKKSEAHKAAVVGDTVGDPFKDTAGPSLHVLIKLLATITLVLAPLFV from the coding sequence ATGGTTGGAGTAAGTATTTTGGCGTTGGCCGTTCAGTCGCAGGTTCCGGTGTCCTCTGCGTCTGTGGACGGCGGCGACGGGCGCGTCTATTTGTGGATTGCACTGACGGTTGGGGTGCTGGCGTTGGTTGCTGCGCTGATGCTGGCTCGTGCGGTAATCGCCTCAGATACCGGGACGCCGGAGATGCAGGCGATCTCGAACGCGATTCGCGAGGGGGCGGAGGCGTTTTTGCGGCGGCAGTACAAGACGATCGGGTCGATTGCTCTGGTGCTGGCGGTGGTGGTGTTTGTGGGGTATAAGATGTCGCCCCGGACTTCGCCCTATGCGCTGAAGACGGTGGTGAGTTTTCTGGTGGGCGCGGTGTGCTCGGGGCTGGCGGGATTTACGGGGATGTACTGCTCGATACGCGCGAACATTCGAACGGCTTCGGCGGCACGCACGAGTTTGAACAAGGCGCTGCAGATGGCGCTGCGTGGCGGGGCAGTGACGGGGCTGGTAGTGGTTGCGCTCTCACTGCTTGGTGTTGGGGTGCTGTTCCTGTTCTTTGGCGGGTTGGAGCATCCGCAGGCGGTTCCTTATCAGCTGGTGGGGTTTGGGTTCGGGGCTTCGCTGGTGGCGCTGTTCGCGCAGCTTGGCGGAGGGATCTATACGAAGGCCGCGGATGTGGGTGCGGACCTGGTGGGTAAGGTGGAGGCGGGGATTCCTGAGGATGATCCGCGGAATCCTGCGGTGATTGCGGACCTGGTAGGCGATAACGTGGGTGACTGCGCGGGTCGTGGTGCGGACTTGTTCGAGTCGACGGCGGCGGAGAATGTGGGCGCGATGATTCTTGGCGCTGCGCTTTATCCGGTGTTCGGAGTGAAGGGGATTCTGTTTCCGCTGATTGTGCATGCGATTAATTTGATTGCGAGCATCGTCGGCGTGTTTGTGGTGAAGACGCGTGAGGATGAGGATCCGATGCACGCGTTGAACAAGGGATTTTATGTGACCTCGGCGCTGGCGCTGGCCGGGTTTGCAGTTGCGGTTTATACGATGTTGAACGGGCCGCAGGTGCAGCCGATCTGGCTGCTTGGGTGCGGCGTGATTGGGCTGGTGACAGCGTTTCTGTTTGTGTGGATTACGGAGTACTACACGGAGGCGATCTATCGTCCGGTGAAGTCGATTGTGGAGGCTTCGGTGACTGGGCCGGCGACGAACATCATCAGCGGGCTGGCGGTGGGGATGGAGACGCCGGCGATGCCTGTGGTGGTGATCTCGGCGGCGCTGTTGCTGAGCTACTACTTTGGCGTGCAGGGACTGGCGGGCGTGACGGGGATCAGCGACTACGCCAAGGGAATCTACGGGACGGCGATTGCCACGATGGGGATGCTGAGCTGCGCGGCATACATTCTGGCGATGGATACGTTTGGGCCGATTACGGATAATGCGGGCGGGATCATCGAGATGTCGAATCAGCCTCATGAGATTCGCGACCGGACGGATAAGCTGGACTCGGCGGGGAATACGACGAAGGCGCTGACGAAGGGATATGCGATCGGGTCGGCTTCGCTGGCTGCGTTTCTTCTGTTCTCGGCGTATCTGGAGGAGATTAAAACAATTGTAACCGATAAGGTTGCACTTGCCGACGGGTATATGCCGGTGGGGTGGAGCTTTACGAATATCAATCTGGCGCAGGTGCCGGTGTTTGTGGGCGCACTGCTGGGTGCGATGTTGACGTACCTGTTCAGCTCGCTGGCGATCAAGGCGGTGGGGCGAACGGCGCAGATGGTGGTGAAGGATGTGCGCGATCAGTTCAAGGAGAATCCCGGGATTATGCTGGGGACCTCGAAGCCGGACTATGCGCGCTGCGTGAACATCGTGACGGGTGCTGCGTTGAAGGAGATGGTGGTGCCTGGGCTGCTGGCAGTTGGTTTGCCGGTGGCGGTGGGGTTGATCTTCCGCCACTTGAGCTCGAGCTATCAGGCCAGCTCTGCGTTGTATGCGCCGGGAACGATTCTGCCTGTTCCTGCGATTGGCGGCGTGCCGGTGAATCTGGCTGGAGCTGAGGCTGTGGCTGGGTTGCTGATGGTCGGGACGATCTCGGGCGTGCTGCTGGCGATGTTGATGAACAACGGCGGCGGGGCGTGGGATAACGCGAAGAAGTTTATCGAGACGGGACAGTATGGCGGGAAGAAGTCGGAGGCGCATAAGGCGGCGGTGGTGGGGGATACGGTAGGCGATCCCTTCAAGGACACGGCTGGGCCTAGTTTGCATGTGCTGATCAAGCTGCTGGCTACGATTACGCTGGTGCTTGCGCCGTTGTTTGTTTAG
- a CDS encoding alpha-ketoacid dehydrogenase subunit alpha/beta, giving the protein MARQSGSGVQESKKTAGSVAESLLTREQLVEFYRLMYLSRRTDDREIVLKRQQKIFFQISCAGHEALLVAAGMALKPGYDWFFPYYRDRAICLTLGNTVEEQLLQAVGAADDIASGGRQMPSHWSSRKLNIVSPSSSTATQCLHAVGCAEAGRFFTKHPEAAKKHEGDYREFKDVTFHGDEVVYVSIGEGSTSQGEFWESLNTASNGKLPVLYVVEDNGYAISTPVEVNTPGGNISKLVANFPNFHFAEIDGTDPIASYKAMVEAVAYCRSGKGPALVHGHVIRPYSHSLSDDERLYRSVEELDADAARDPISRMQMWLLREGILDAEGINRLERQVDEEVQRAADRAVMATLPTVASITKHVYSEDVSSQDARFATEPKPTADATERTMADLINCCLKDEMRRDERVVVFGEDVADATRDGALRAGKIKGKGGVFKLTAGLQTEFGSDRCWNSPLAEANITGRAIGMAVRGMKPVVEIQFFDYIWPAMHQMRNELSLMRWRSNGDFSCPLVMRVPIGGYLTGGSIYHSQSGESIFTHTPGVRVVMPSNALDALGLLRTAIRCDDPVLFLEHKRLYRETFGRAAYPGPDYCIPFGKAKIVRPGKDLTVLTYGAVVPRALQAAQKLNRDTGVDVELIDLRSLTPYDWEAIAESVRKTNRVIVAHEDMLSWGYGAEIAARIGEELFHDLDAPVRRVAAMDTFVAYQPLLEDAILPQPEDLYRAMAELAAF; this is encoded by the coding sequence ATGGCAAGACAGTCTGGATCGGGTGTGCAGGAGAGCAAGAAGACGGCGGGAAGCGTGGCGGAGAGCTTGCTGACGCGGGAGCAGCTGGTGGAGTTTTATCGGCTGATGTACCTGTCGCGGCGTACCGATGATCGTGAGATTGTTTTGAAGCGGCAGCAGAAGATTTTTTTTCAGATCTCTTGCGCCGGGCATGAGGCGTTGCTGGTTGCGGCGGGGATGGCGCTGAAGCCGGGGTATGACTGGTTCTTTCCTTACTATCGGGATCGCGCGATCTGCCTGACGCTGGGCAATACGGTGGAGGAGCAGCTGCTGCAGGCGGTGGGTGCGGCAGACGACATAGCGAGCGGCGGACGGCAGATGCCTTCGCACTGGTCGAGCAGGAAGTTGAATATTGTTTCGCCGTCTTCGTCGACGGCTACGCAGTGTTTGCATGCGGTTGGGTGTGCGGAGGCGGGGAGATTTTTTACGAAGCATCCTGAGGCGGCGAAGAAACATGAGGGAGATTATCGTGAGTTCAAGGATGTGACGTTTCATGGCGATGAGGTGGTGTATGTTTCGATCGGTGAGGGGTCGACTAGTCAGGGAGAGTTCTGGGAGTCGCTGAATACGGCCTCGAATGGGAAGCTGCCGGTGTTGTATGTGGTCGAGGACAATGGGTACGCGATCTCGACGCCGGTGGAGGTGAATACGCCGGGGGGAAATATCTCGAAGCTGGTGGCGAACTTTCCTAACTTCCACTTTGCTGAGATTGACGGGACCGATCCGATTGCGAGTTACAAGGCGATGGTGGAGGCGGTGGCTTATTGCCGCTCGGGCAAAGGACCGGCGTTGGTGCATGGGCATGTGATTCGGCCTTACTCGCACTCGCTGAGCGATGACGAGAGGCTCTACCGGTCGGTGGAGGAGCTGGATGCCGATGCTGCGCGGGACCCGATCTCGCGGATGCAGATGTGGCTGCTGCGCGAGGGGATTCTGGATGCGGAGGGGATCAACCGGCTAGAGCGGCAGGTGGATGAAGAGGTGCAGCGGGCGGCGGATCGCGCGGTGATGGCGACGCTGCCGACGGTGGCTTCGATTACGAAGCATGTGTACTCGGAGGATGTGAGTTCGCAGGATGCGCGGTTTGCGACCGAGCCAAAGCCGACCGCGGATGCAACAGAGCGCACGATGGCGGACCTGATCAACTGCTGCCTGAAGGATGAGATGCGGCGCGATGAACGGGTGGTGGTGTTTGGCGAAGATGTGGCCGATGCTACTCGCGATGGTGCGCTGCGCGCGGGGAAGATCAAGGGCAAGGGTGGTGTGTTCAAGCTGACGGCGGGGCTGCAGACGGAGTTTGGCAGCGACCGATGCTGGAACTCGCCGCTGGCAGAGGCGAATATTACGGGCCGTGCGATTGGGATGGCGGTGCGCGGGATGAAGCCGGTGGTGGAGATTCAGTTCTTCGATTACATCTGGCCGGCGATGCACCAGATGCGGAATGAGCTTTCGCTGATGCGGTGGCGGTCGAATGGGGACTTCAGCTGCCCGCTGGTGATGAGGGTGCCTATTGGCGGATATCTGACGGGTGGATCGATCTATCACTCGCAGTCGGGGGAGAGCATCTTTACGCATACGCCGGGAGTGCGGGTGGTGATGCCGTCGAATGCGCTGGATGCGCTGGGGTTGTTACGGACGGCGATTCGTTGCGATGATCCGGTGTTGTTTCTTGAGCATAAGCGGCTGTATCGCGAGACGTTTGGACGGGCGGCTTATCCGGGGCCGGACTACTGCATTCCGTTTGGGAAGGCGAAGATTGTGCGGCCGGGGAAGGACCTGACGGTGTTGACGTATGGCGCGGTGGTGCCGCGGGCGCTGCAGGCGGCGCAGAAGCTCAATCGCGATACTGGCGTGGATGTGGAGCTGATCGATCTTCGGAGTTTGACTCCTTATGACTGGGAGGCGATTGCGGAGAGTGTGAGGAAGACCAACCGCGTGATTGTGGCGCATGAGGATATGTTGAGCTGGGGGTATGGCGCGGAGATCGCGGCGCGGATCGGGGAGGAGCTGTTTCATGATCTCGATGCCCCGGTGAGGCGTGTGGCGGCGATGGATACGTTTGTGGCGTATCAGCCGCTGCTGGAGGATGCGATTCTGCCGCAGCCGGAGGATCTTTATCGGGCGATGGCGGAGCTGGCGGCGTTCTAG
- a CDS encoding DUF1800 domain-containing protein: MRSGQRAGVFLGGVRVLVSGVLCVFMVEQPMVAAAATKRAVVPSVQQIESDQRALHALNRFTFGPRPGDVAAVREIGVKAWFERQLNPQSIDDSALEERLAAFPAMQMEQAELMQRYPSPAVLRQMIAKGEPLPGDPVEHAIYADQIAFYKAAKAKKEAEQAAAGKSGEDGTGAAGDGAMMKSAEEMKGSAALPGDGVDPATPAMATHEEQFYSGLDAVRVINLPPDERMQRILAMPPEELVRFRKSLSRSELLAAAEGLSPMQRETLAVLQGSPRMIGAELLQSRMLRDIYSERQLEAVMTDFWLNHFNVYIKKNQNEPFLLPAYERDVIRPHALGRFEDLLVATAKSPAMLMYLDNWQSIGPDSMAARNGGRLAKFAQNPQVKQALKDRGLNENYARELMELHTLGVQCEVSADRPVSMLDKACGRGYTQQDVTGVAEVLTGWTIDQPARSGTYRFEERRHEPGTKTVLGKKIGEGGEAEGLEVLHMLATSPATARFISMKLAVRFVSDTPPPALVDRMAKAFVASGGDMKTVLRTMFDSPEFWSPEVRRAKVKTPEEFVVSAVRASGAEVTTAIPLYQALEKLGMPLYGMQTPNGYSWMAEPWANSGDLVNRLNFAVSLSNDRIGGVETDWARLLGAQGSAQGLVATGDSAAAKEKKLEVALLGQAVSDRTRETVLAQFQDQTTQQQAEKSFGIRANEQEPMAQVLNISSPKQKVRPPLDREAAGMAGLLLGSPEFQRR, from the coding sequence ATGCGATCTGGACAGAGAGCCGGAGTCTTTCTCGGTGGAGTGCGGGTTTTGGTCTCGGGTGTTTTGTGCGTGTTCATGGTGGAGCAGCCGATGGTGGCGGCTGCGGCTACGAAGAGGGCGGTGGTGCCTTCGGTGCAGCAGATTGAGAGTGACCAAAGGGCGCTGCATGCGCTGAACCGGTTTACGTTTGGGCCGCGGCCGGGGGATGTGGCGGCGGTGCGGGAGATTGGGGTGAAGGCCTGGTTCGAGCGGCAATTGAATCCGCAGAGCATCGACGATTCGGCGCTGGAGGAGCGGCTGGCCGCGTTTCCTGCGATGCAGATGGAGCAGGCTGAGTTGATGCAGCGGTATCCGAGCCCTGCTGTGTTGCGGCAGATGATTGCGAAAGGTGAGCCGCTGCCGGGTGATCCTGTGGAGCATGCGATCTATGCGGATCAGATTGCGTTTTACAAGGCGGCGAAGGCGAAGAAAGAGGCGGAGCAGGCGGCTGCGGGGAAGAGCGGCGAGGATGGGACAGGTGCAGCCGGTGACGGCGCGATGATGAAGAGTGCGGAGGAGATGAAAGGGAGTGCGGCGCTGCCTGGGGATGGGGTGGATCCGGCGACGCCGGCGATGGCTACCCATGAGGAGCAGTTTTATTCGGGGCTGGATGCGGTGCGGGTGATCAACCTGCCGCCGGATGAGAGGATGCAGCGAATTCTGGCGATGCCTCCGGAGGAGCTGGTGAGGTTTCGCAAAAGTTTGAGCAGGAGCGAGCTGCTGGCGGCGGCGGAGGGTCTTTCTCCGATGCAGCGGGAGACGCTGGCTGTGCTGCAGGGTTCGCCGCGGATGATTGGCGCGGAGCTGTTGCAGTCGCGAATGCTGCGCGATATCTACAGCGAGCGGCAGTTGGAGGCGGTGATGACCGACTTCTGGCTGAATCACTTCAACGTGTACATCAAGAAGAATCAGAATGAGCCGTTTTTGCTGCCGGCCTATGAGCGGGATGTGATTCGGCCGCATGCGCTGGGGAGGTTTGAAGACTTGTTGGTGGCGACGGCGAAGAGTCCGGCGATGCTGATGTATCTGGATAACTGGCAGAGTATTGGGCCGGACTCGATGGCGGCGAGGAATGGCGGGAGGCTGGCGAAGTTTGCGCAGAATCCGCAGGTGAAGCAGGCGCTGAAAGATCGCGGGTTGAATGAGAACTATGCGCGGGAGTTGATGGAACTGCATACGCTGGGCGTGCAGTGCGAGGTGAGCGCGGATCGACCGGTGAGCATGTTGGATAAGGCTTGCGGGCGGGGGTATACCCAGCAGGATGTGACCGGGGTGGCGGAGGTGCTGACGGGATGGACGATCGATCAGCCAGCACGGAGTGGTACGTATCGGTTTGAGGAGCGGCGGCATGAGCCGGGGACGAAGACGGTTCTGGGGAAGAAGATTGGGGAGGGTGGTGAGGCGGAGGGGCTGGAGGTGCTGCATATGCTGGCGACGAGTCCGGCGACGGCCAGGTTTATTTCGATGAAGCTGGCGGTGCGGTTTGTGAGCGATACGCCTCCGCCTGCGCTGGTGGACAGGATGGCGAAGGCGTTTGTTGCGAGCGGGGGAGACATGAAGACGGTGCTGCGGACGATGTTCGATTCGCCGGAGTTCTGGTCGCCGGAGGTGCGCCGCGCGAAGGTGAAGACGCCGGAGGAGTTTGTGGTGTCGGCGGTGCGGGCGAGCGGAGCTGAGGTGACGACGGCGATTCCGCTTTACCAGGCGCTGGAGAAGCTGGGGATGCCGCTGTATGGAATGCAGACGCCGAATGGCTATAGCTGGATGGCGGAGCCGTGGGCGAACTCGGGCGATCTGGTGAACCGGCTGAACTTTGCGGTGTCGCTGAGTAACGATCGCATTGGGGGAGTAGAGACGGACTGGGCGCGGTTGCTGGGGGCGCAGGGTTCGGCGCAGGGTTTGGTTGCGACGGGAGATTCGGCTGCAGCGAAGGAGAAAAAGCTGGAGGTGGCGCTGCTTGGGCAGGCGGTGAGCGATCGAACGAGGGAGACGGTGCTGGCCCAGTTTCAGGATCAGACGACGCAGCAGCAGGCGGAGAAGAGCTTCGGGATCAGGGCGAATGAACAGGAGCCGATGGCGCAGGTGTTGAACATCTCTTCGCCGAAGCAAAAGGTGAGGCCGCCGCTTGATCGTGAGGCAGCGGGGATGGCTGGGTTGCTGCTTGGTTCGCCGGAGTTTCAGCGGCGGTAA
- a CDS encoding DUF1501 domain-containing protein, which produces MADQSDWGCDLHGRDAARRQVTRRGFMKGGALALIGTSTIPAFLSRSVLAEVTTAAANKKKLVVLFQRGAVDGLNVVVPYKEKNYYAMRPSIAIQEKDVLDLNGFFGLHPAMTAFKPLYDKGHLAIVQAAGSPDTTRSHFDAQDYMESGTPGVKVTADGWLNRALQAEILTGKPTAFRAVALGTQVPRTLQGKIPAIAVSNLADFSVAGKGPQASPISNAFQAMYDESTDAVLHGTGQETFEAVKMLKSADPAKYQPAAGVVYPNTAFGNSMKQVAQLMKANLGVEAAFSDIGGWDTHQNQGNVNGQLANRLKEFSETIAAFWRDMGDDAENVTLVTMSEFGRTARQNGTGGTDHGHANVMFVLGGRVKGGKVYGKWPGLANEQLNEGRDLTVTTDFRRVLGEATYKTLGARNLEMVFPGARVSPSEFLNLSQV; this is translated from the coding sequence ATGGCGGATCAGAGCGACTGGGGTTGCGATCTTCATGGGCGCGATGCAGCTCGGCGGCAGGTGACGCGGCGTGGGTTTATGAAGGGTGGGGCGCTGGCTCTGATTGGGACTTCGACGATTCCTGCGTTCCTGTCGCGGAGCGTTCTGGCTGAGGTGACTACGGCCGCGGCGAATAAGAAGAAGCTGGTGGTGCTGTTTCAACGGGGCGCGGTGGATGGGTTGAATGTGGTGGTTCCTTACAAGGAGAAGAACTACTACGCGATGCGGCCTTCGATTGCGATTCAGGAGAAGGATGTTCTGGATCTGAATGGATTTTTTGGACTGCATCCGGCGATGACGGCGTTCAAGCCGCTCTATGACAAGGGGCACCTGGCGATTGTTCAGGCGGCGGGTTCGCCCGATACGACGCGGTCACACTTTGACGCGCAGGATTATATGGAGAGCGGGACGCCCGGCGTGAAGGTTACGGCGGATGGGTGGTTGAATCGTGCGTTGCAGGCGGAGATTTTGACGGGAAAGCCTACGGCGTTTCGTGCGGTGGCGTTGGGGACGCAGGTGCCGCGGACGTTGCAGGGGAAGATTCCCGCGATTGCGGTGAGTAATCTGGCGGATTTCTCGGTGGCGGGGAAGGGGCCGCAGGCTTCGCCGATCAGCAATGCGTTTCAGGCGATGTATGACGAGAGCACGGACGCGGTGCTGCATGGGACGGGGCAGGAGACGTTTGAGGCAGTGAAGATGCTGAAGTCGGCGGACCCGGCGAAGTATCAACCGGCGGCGGGGGTGGTGTATCCGAATACAGCGTTTGGCAACAGCATGAAGCAGGTGGCGCAGCTGATGAAGGCGAACCTGGGGGTGGAGGCGGCGTTCTCGGATATTGGTGGCTGGGATACGCACCAGAACCAGGGGAATGTGAATGGACAGCTGGCGAATCGGCTGAAGGAGTTTTCGGAGACGATTGCGGCGTTCTGGAGAGACATGGGAGACGACGCCGAGAATGTGACGCTGGTGACGATGTCGGAGTTTGGACGGACGGCTCGGCAGAATGGGACAGGCGGGACCGACCATGGCCATGCGAATGTGATGTTTGTGCTGGGTGGCCGGGTGAAGGGCGGCAAGGTTTATGGCAAGTGGCCTGGGCTTGCGAATGAGCAGCTGAACGAAGGGCGGGACCTGACGGTGACGACAGACTTCCGGCGTGTGCTGGGCGAGGCGACTTATAAGACTCTGGGGGCGAGGAATCTTGAGATGGTGTTTCCGGGAGCGCGGGTGAGTCCGAGTGAGTTTTTGAATCTTTCTCAGGTGTGA